Proteins encoded by one window of Lycium barbarum isolate Lr01 chromosome 11, ASM1917538v2, whole genome shotgun sequence:
- the LOC132619021 gene encoding glucan endo-1,3-beta-glucosidase, acidic-like → MAFCSKNGLFPAASILLVGLLMCSTQMKGVQSVGVCYGKIANNLPSEQDVIKLYNANGINKMRIYYPDKNVFNALKGSNIEIILDVPNQDLEALTNPSSANAWVQDNVRSYIPYVKFKYIAVGNEVDPGTNTGQYAQYVAPAMENVHNALSAAGLQDQIKVSTATYSGLLTNTYPPKDGIFREEYKNFINPIIGFLAQNNLPLLANIYPYFGHTDNPAKIPLSYALFNQQEKNDAGYQNLFDALLDSMYFATEKLGGQNIEIIVSESGWPSEGDPAATIENAQTYYTNLINHVKGGAGTPKKPGKTIETYLFAMFDENQKQGKISEKHFGLFYPDQRPKYQLNFN, encoded by the exons ATGGCTTTTTGCAGTAAAAACGGATTATTTCCTGCAGCTTCCATTTTGCTTGTTGGGCTGTTAATGTGCAGTACCCAAATGAAAG GAGTGCAGTCGGTTGGAGTATGCTATGGAAAAATTGCCAACAATTTACCATCAGAGCAAGATGTCATAAAACTATACAATGCTAATGGCATTAACAAAATGAGAATCTACTACCCAGATAAAAACGTCTTTAATGCACTCAAAGGTAGTAATATTGAAATAATTCTTGATGTCCCAAATCAAGATCTTGAAGCCCTAACCAATCCTTCAAGTGCCAATGCTTGGGTCCAAGATAATGTAAGAAGTTATATCCCATATGTTAAATTTAAATATATAGCTGTAGGAAATGAAGTTGATCCCGGTACAAATACCGGTCAATATGCGCAATATGTTGCTCCCGCGATGGAGAACGTTCACAATGCGTTATCAGCAGCAGGGTTGCAAGATCAAATTAAAGTCTCAACCGCGACATATTCAGGGCTATTAACGAACACCTATCCACCCAAAGATGGTATTTTTCGCGAAGAATACAAAAACTTCATCAATCCCATAATAGGATTTCTAGCACAAAATAACCTTCCACTCTTAGCCAATATTTACCCTTATTTTGGCCATACTGATAACCCTGCTAAAATTCCGCTTTCTTATGCATTGTTCAATCAGCAAGAAAAAAATGATGCAGGATATCAAAACCTTTTTGATGCCCTTTTGGATTCTATGTATTTTGCTACAGAGAAACTTGGAGGACAAAATATTGAGATTATTGTATCGGAAAGTGGGTGGCCTTCTGAAGGAGACCCTGCAGCAACGATAGAAAATGCTCAGACTTATTATACGAATTTGATTAATCATGTAAAAGGAGGTGCAGGAACTCCAAAGAAACCTGGAAAGACAATAGAAACTTATTTGTTCGCCATGTTTGACGAAAATCAAAAGCAAGGGAAAATCAGTGAGAAACATTTTGGACTCTTTTATCCAGATCAGAGGCCTAAGTATCAACTCAATTTCAATTAA